From a region of the Lactuca sativa cultivar Salinas chromosome 4, Lsat_Salinas_v11, whole genome shotgun sequence genome:
- the LOC111921676 gene encoding uncharacterized protein LOC111921676, whose product MKSVVGMVVSNKMQKSVVVAVDRLFHNKLYNRYVKRTSKFMAHDEQNQCNIGDRVKLDPSRPLSKRKNWVVAEILKKAQIYAPPTKTPLPDSSSS is encoded by the exons ATGAAATCAGTGGTTGGAATGGTGGTGTCGAACAAAATGCAGAAATCGGTGGTGGTCGCCGTCGACAGGCTCTTCCATAATAAACTCTATAATCGCTATGTCAAGCGCACCTCCAAGTTCATGGCCCACGACGAACAAAATCAGTGCAATATCGGCGATCGA gTTAAATTGGACCCTTCAAGGCCATTGAGCAAACGGAAGAACTGGGTTGTTGCAGAGATTCTGAAAAAAGCACAAATTTATGCACCTCCCACCAAGACACCACTACCCGATTCATCTTCATCCTAA
- the LOC111921666 gene encoding glyceraldehyde-3-phosphate dehydrogenase, cytosolic, which yields MAKVKIGINGFGRIGRLVARVALLSDDIELVAVNDPFITTDYMIYMFKYDSVHGQWKKDIKVKDSKTLLFGDKPVTVFGMRNPEEIPWGEAGAEYVVESTGVFTDKEKAAAHMKGGAKKVVISAPSANAPMFVMGVNEKEYKSDITIVSNASCTTNCLAPLAKVIHDKFGIVEGLMTTVHSITATQKTVDGPSMKDWRGGRAASFNIIPSSTGAAKAVGKVLPALNGKLTGMAFRVPTVDVSVVDLTVRLEKAASYDEIKAALKAESEGSMKGILGFTEDDVVSTDFVGDLRSSIFDAKAGIALNNNFVKLVSWYDNEWGYSNRVVDLIRHMSKS from the exons ATGGCAAAGGTCAAGATCGGAATCAATG GTTTCGGAAGAATCGGCCGATTGGTTGCGAGGGTTGCTCTACTGAGCGATGATATCGAACTCGTTGCCGTTAATGATCCTTTCATTACCACCGACTACATG ATTTACATGTTTAAGTACGATAGCGTGCATGGGCAATGGAAAAAAGACATCAAAGTGAAGGATTCCAAGACTCTTCTCTTTGGCGATAAACCTGTAACCGTTTTTGGCATGAG AAATCCAGAGGAAATCCCCTGGGGTGAGGCTGGAGCTGAATATGTTGTGGAATCCACGGGAGTTTTCACTGATAAGGAGAAAGCCGCTGCCCACATGAAG GGAGGTGCAAAGAAGGTGGTGATCTCTGCTCCAAGCGCAAATGCTCCGATGTTTGTGATGGGTGTGAATGAGAAGGAATACAAATCTGACATCACCATTGTCTCCAATGCTAGCTGCACCACTAATTGTCTTGCTCCTCTGGCGAAGGTTATTCATGACAAATTTGGTATTGTTGAGGGACTTATGACCACTGTTCACTCCATAACag caacACAAAAGACTGTTGATGGTCCATCAATGAAGGACTGGAGAGGCGGAAGAGCTGCTTCTTTCAATATCATTCCAAGCAGCACTGGAGCTGCAAAG GCTGTTGGAAAAGTTCTGCCTGCACTTAATGGGAAGCTAACAGGGATGGCCTTCCGTGTGCCTACTGTTGATGTGTCGGTGGTTGATCTTACTGTGAGGCTGGAGAAGGCTGCCTCATATGATGAAATCAAGGCTGCTCTCAA GGCGGAATCTGAGGGAAGCATGAAGGGAATTCTTGGGTTCACGGAGGATGATGTTGTGTCAACAGACTTTGTGGGTGACCTCAGGTCAAGCATTTTCGATGCTAAAGCTGGGATTGCATTGAACAACAACTTTGTCAAGCTTGTCTCATGGTATGACAACGAATGGGGTTACAG CAACCGTGTGGTTGACTTGATTCGTCATATGTCCAAGTCTTAA